In a genomic window of Callithrix jacchus isolate 240 chromosome 22, calJac240_pri, whole genome shotgun sequence:
- the LOC118150284 gene encoding uncharacterized protein LOC118150284: protein MMTLVALSLEDRKMRVGGGERMSPDTQDWRKSQKLVLCTQDGSWPRRRGVTAAAPWMSAREEVLMQTRGAASGPQLAVSSSEQARGPGGREQLLSTGGGGGCKKAPEATGSATRLNVEAAASLRGREHPRILENTQVMGCLGPGREVAAGLCSACWLLFQERSGGYKGVTKREWRRQRSKGKSILTCRSEVSLFPSLRQSNRRQQTPGSFQSAREGRGHTRNGWRGTDVTAVRAQVETPAAPHTLGRRRGPQPGTTPALSTDVRATATPAAFRTLRATCARWRRERRRDLEGSAVWRDFGNSG from the coding sequence ATGATGACACTCGTGGCTCTCAGTCTCGAGGACCGGAAAATGAGGGTGGGTGGCGGGGAACGCATGTCTCCCGACACGCAGGACTGGAGAAAGTCACAGAAACTGGTCCTATGCACCCAGGACGGCTCCTGGCCGCGGAGGCGTGGGGTGACTGCAGCTGCCCCCTGGATGTCTGCCAGGGAAGAGGTCCTCATGCAGACACGCGGCGCAGCGTCCGGGCCGCAGCTGGCAGTGAGCTCTTCCGAGCAGGCACGGGGCCCGGGAGGCCGGGAGCAGCTTCTCAGCACGGGAGGGGGCGGGGGCTGTAAAAAGGCTCCGGAAGCCACAGGATCCGCCACGCGGCTGAACGTGGAAGCTGCCGCTTCACTGAGGGGCCGGGAGCACCCCAGGATTCTAGAAAATACTCAAGTGATGGGCTGTCTGGGGCCTGGGAGGGAGGTCGCTGCTGGGCTGTGCTCAGCTTGCTGGCTCTTGTTTCAAGAAAGGTCTGGGGGCTACAAGGGAGTTACAAAAAGGGAGTGGAGGAGGCAGAGATCAAAGGGAAAATCCATCTTGACATGCAGGTCCGaggtctctctcttcccctctctcagGCAGTCCAACAGGAGACAGCAAACACCCGGAAGCTTCCAGTCAGCCAGGGAAGGACGCGGTCACACGAGGAATGGCTGGAGGGGGACAGATGTGACGGCGGTCAGAGCACAGGTGGAGACCCCGGCCGCACCACACACTCTAGGCAGGAGGAGAGGCCCTCAGCCAGGGACCACGCCAGCTCTCTCAACGGACGTCAGAGCCACAGCCACGCCGGCAGCATTCCGGACACTCAGGGCCACGTGTGCCCGGTGGCGCAGAGAACGCCGCCGTGATCTAGAAGGGTCTGCAGTGTGGCGGGACTTTGG